From a single Halobellus ruber genomic region:
- a CDS encoding NADH-quinone oxidoreductase subunit B, which translates to MSSQRETPFVTDDSHVQTDTRDARMTGGGADNRFNSKLRQAFGSSPFILTKFDQFMNWVRGSSMFMLQFGIACCSIEMMHTYSVKHDLDRFAAGVPRASPRQADVIIVPGTIVSKFAPRMKRVYDQMPEPKFVVGMGSCTISGGPFQEGYNVIKGAEEVIPVDIHVPGCPPRPEALIYGVAKLQQRIAEGESSPVTVKPYELEQFDDLEQDEIVDQLADQIDEEDLVMRYNWADSP; encoded by the coding sequence ATGAGCAGCCAACGAGAAACACCATTCGTCACGGACGACTCGCACGTACAGACCGACACCCGGGACGCCCGGATGACCGGCGGCGGCGCGGACAACCGGTTCAACTCGAAGCTCCGGCAGGCGTTCGGCTCCTCGCCGTTCATCCTGACGAAGTTCGACCAGTTCATGAACTGGGTTCGCGGGTCGTCGATGTTTATGCTGCAGTTCGGCATCGCCTGTTGCAGCATCGAGATGATGCACACCTACTCGGTGAAACACGACCTCGACCGGTTCGCCGCGGGCGTCCCCCGCGCGTCGCCCCGGCAGGCCGACGTCATCATCGTCCCCGGGACGATCGTCTCGAAGTTCGCCCCGCGGATGAAACGGGTCTACGACCAGATGCCCGAGCCGAAGTTCGTGGTCGGGATGGGGTCGTGTACCATCTCCGGCGGCCCGTTCCAGGAGGGGTACAACGTCATCAAGGGCGCCGAGGAGGTCATCCCCGTCGACATCCACGTCCCCGGCTGTCCCCCGCGTCCGGAAGCGCTGATCTACGGGGTCGCGAAACTCCAGCAGCGCATCGCGGAGGGCGAGTCCAGCCCGGTGACGGTCAAGCCCTACGAGCTCGAACAGTTCGACGACCTCGAACAGGACGAGATCGTCGACCAGCTCGCCGACCAGATCGACGAGGAGGACCTGGTGATGCGGTACAACTGGGCTGATTCGCCATGA
- a CDS encoding NADH-quinone oxidoreductase subunit D: MSLEEPTPDDGAVETLPTGGDEIADLLGDLVVGREEHLNAPGFVIRPDDVQETLRRLRDEAGFDHLSCVTAEEREDRYESIYHLTSFDDRQREASVVVPTPKSDPTSQTAEPVFRTADWHEREAYDLIGIDYEGHPDLRRILLPDTWQGHPLSQNYDQDRPQIVTLKEWENPLADDHREEEGDTMYINIGPHHPATHGVLHVKTVLDGEQVVDVDPDIGYLHRCEEQMCQTKTYRHQIMPYPDRWDYASSGLLNEWAYARAAEDLNDIDVPEYAQVIRTMGAELCRICSHMLAVGTFALDVYGDFTAIFMYAMRDREKVQNILEELTGQRMMFNYFRLGGVVWDLPEPREEFFEMIRDFLDDLPEALEEYHDLITTNEILQSRTIDTGVLPPEVAKSYGATGPVARGSGIDYDLRRDDPYGYYDELEWDVVTEDGCDNFSRLLVRLREVEESAKIIEQCVDLLEDWPEEERTIQSNVPRTLRPDDDAEIYRAVEAAKGELGIYIRADGTEEPGRFKIRSPCFSNLQTLPEMSNGEYIPDMVASLGSLDIVLGEVDR, translated from the coding sequence GTGAGCCTCGAAGAGCCGACCCCCGACGACGGCGCCGTCGAGACCCTCCCGACCGGCGGCGACGAGATCGCCGACCTGCTCGGCGACCTCGTCGTCGGCCGCGAGGAGCACCTCAACGCCCCCGGGTTCGTGATCCGCCCCGACGACGTCCAGGAGACGCTCCGGCGCCTCCGCGACGAGGCGGGCTTCGATCACCTCTCGTGTGTCACCGCCGAGGAGCGCGAGGACCGCTACGAGTCGATCTACCACCTCACCAGCTTCGACGACCGACAGCGCGAAGCCAGCGTGGTCGTCCCGACGCCGAAGTCCGACCCGACGAGTCAGACGGCAGAACCCGTCTTCCGGACGGCCGACTGGCACGAGCGGGAGGCGTACGACCTGATCGGGATCGACTACGAGGGACACCCCGACCTGCGTCGGATCCTGCTGCCCGACACCTGGCAGGGCCACCCGCTCTCGCAGAACTACGATCAGGACCGGCCGCAGATCGTGACCCTCAAAGAGTGGGAGAACCCGCTGGCCGACGACCACCGTGAGGAGGAAGGGGACACGATGTACATCAACATCGGCCCGCACCACCCCGCGACCCACGGCGTGCTCCACGTCAAGACCGTCCTCGACGGCGAGCAGGTCGTCGACGTGGATCCCGACATCGGCTACCTCCACCGGTGTGAGGAGCAGATGTGTCAGACCAAGACCTACCGGCACCAGATCATGCCGTACCCCGACCGGTGGGACTACGCCTCCTCCGGCCTCCTCAACGAGTGGGCCTACGCCCGCGCGGCGGAGGACCTCAACGACATCGACGTTCCGGAGTACGCCCAGGTCATCCGGACGATGGGTGCGGAACTCTGCCGCATCTGCTCGCATATGCTCGCGGTCGGGACGTTCGCCTTGGACGTCTACGGCGACTTCACCGCAATCTTCATGTACGCGATGCGGGATCGCGAGAAGGTCCAGAACATCTTAGAGGAGCTCACCGGCCAGCGGATGATGTTCAACTACTTCCGGTTGGGCGGCGTCGTGTGGGACCTGCCCGAACCCCGCGAGGAGTTCTTCGAGATGATCCGGGACTTCCTCGACGACCTGCCGGAGGCCTTAGAGGAGTACCACGACCTCATCACCACGAACGAGATCCTCCAGTCGCGGACGATCGATACCGGCGTGCTGCCGCCGGAGGTCGCGAAGTCCTACGGCGCGACCGGCCCGGTCGCCCGCGGGTCGGGGATCGACTACGACCTCCGCCGGGACGACCCCTACGGCTACTACGACGAACTCGAATGGGACGTCGTCACCGAGGACGGCTGCGACAACTTCAGCCGGCTGCTCGTCCGGCTCCGGGAGGTCGAGGAGTCCGCGAAGATCATCGAGCAGTGTGTGGACCTGCTCGAAGACTGGCCCGAAGAGGAACGGACGATCCAGTCGAACGTCCCGCGCACGCTGCGCCCCGACGACGACGCGGAGATCTACCGCGCCGTCGAGGCCGCGAAGGGCGAACTCGGCATCTACATCCGCGCGGACGGCACCGAGGAGCCCGGCCGGTTCAAGATCCGAAGTCCGTGTTTCTCGAACCTCCAGACCCTCCCCGAAATGAGTAACGGGGAGTACATCCCCGATATGGTCGCGTCGCTGGGCAGCCTCGACATCGTGCTCGGCGAGGTGGATCGCTGA
- a CDS encoding 5-(carboxyamino)imidazole ribonucleotide synthase: protein MTVTVPGPTLGVVGGGQLGRMLAEAAAPLGVEVVVLDPTPDCPAAPVARDQIVGDFDDPDAFAEFAARVDAVTFEIELADADLLARVADEHGVPVDPAPETLRTIEDKLVQKRTLADAGIPVPPFRRVDDADDLRDALAEFDAVMLKARTGGYDGRGNVPVSDPDDAEAAMDAVGGPAMAEAFVDFARELSVIAVQGDGEVRTFPAGENVHEEEILRETILPARTTEAVLERAEGVARDVLDTLSGRGVFGIELFETRDGEIQVNEIAPRPHNSGHWTIEGARTSQFEQHVRAVLGWPLGSTRLRCPTVMTNLLGTVDEPRPARLGNVEAVLGDPNASLHWYGKAEVRPLRKMGHVTVTGDGERDRDANPLAHARELREAVRFEHPDE, encoded by the coding sequence GTGACCGTTACCGTCCCAGGACCCACGCTCGGCGTCGTCGGCGGGGGCCAACTCGGCCGGATGCTCGCCGAGGCGGCCGCCCCGCTCGGCGTCGAGGTGGTCGTCCTCGATCCCACCCCGGACTGCCCCGCGGCGCCGGTCGCCCGCGACCAGATCGTCGGTGACTTCGACGACCCCGACGCGTTCGCCGAGTTCGCGGCGCGCGTCGACGCCGTCACCTTCGAGATCGAACTCGCCGACGCGGACCTGCTGGCCCGGGTCGCCGACGAGCACGGCGTCCCCGTCGATCCCGCCCCGGAGACGCTACGGACCATCGAGGACAAACTGGTCCAGAAGCGCACGCTCGCGGACGCCGGGATCCCGGTCCCGCCGTTCCGGCGGGTCGACGACGCCGACGACCTCCGCGACGCCCTCGCGGAGTTCGACGCGGTGATGCTGAAGGCCCGCACCGGCGGCTACGACGGCCGGGGCAACGTCCCGGTCTCGGACCCCGACGACGCCGAGGCAGCGATGGACGCGGTCGGCGGCCCTGCGATGGCGGAGGCGTTCGTCGACTTCGCGCGGGAGTTGTCGGTGATCGCGGTCCAGGGCGACGGCGAGGTCCGCACGTTCCCGGCGGGCGAGAACGTCCACGAAGAGGAGATCCTGCGGGAGACGATCCTCCCCGCGCGGACGACCGAGGCGGTTCTCGAACGCGCCGAGGGGGTCGCCCGCGACGTGCTCGACACCCTCTCGGGACGGGGGGTCTTCGGGATCGAACTGTTCGAGACCCGGGATGGGGAGATCCAGGTGAACGAGATCGCGCCGCGACCCCACAACTCCGGGCACTGGACGATCGAGGGCGCGCGCACCTCACAGTTCGAACAGCACGTCCGTGCCGTGCTCGGGTGGCCGCTGGGCTCGACGCGGCTTCGGTGTCCCACGGTGATGACCAACCTCCTCGGCACCGTCGACGAGCCCCGACCCGCCCGGCTCGGCAACGTCGAGGCCGTCCTCGGCGACCCGAACGCGTCGCTGCACTGGTACGGGAAAGCCGAGGTGCGGCCGCTCCGGAAGATGGGCCACGTCACCGTCACCGGCGACGGGGAGCGGGACCGCGATGCCAACCCTCTCGCGCACGCGAGAGAGCTCCGCGAGGCGGTACGCTTCGAGCACCCGGACGAATGA
- a CDS encoding flippase activity-associated protein Agl23, whose protein sequence is MSPDGGHPDDPPSTGDADGPAVPSAADDAGGFAADARDDDPTGSAGPDADATRASDAAAPSDGPSSVVDVALPSDARRRLLAGLLGITAVALALRLVALGGRIFHWDEGRVGYWILRYHETGVHSYRPIVHGPFLPIVNDWLFAFLPVSDFAARLPVAVVGGLVPLVVWLFRERLRRTELLALAALLALNPIAVYYSRFMRNDVLVAVFAVAALGFVVRGFDTGRLRYAFPAAASLGLAFTTKENAILYVLCFLGAGAVLADHRLLAARARGESASTVLARWRAGTTDRLLRHGPSVRASLQRVGVVAVGSLALFFGVVFFFYAPRPDLWQALSSPAQLPGVVDAGTVGAAEKFVDTWASGSHQDHPYLPYLGDLAETLAYGAPAVVAFGVFGIVVDRYGVRGTGPREFVTFATYWAAASLVGYPIATDIQAPWAAVHVIVPLAIPAAVGVAFVVDAAGEAVAARDAVSVGLAALVVLSALGGAAAANAAYFNSTDEADKQVLQWAQPSNDLKPTVQVVGEVVAENDDGPDVLFVGSRPPGGDGETFYVRNESSLNTAPPGGPAWHDRLPLPWYLERYDAEITSTDPDEQRDAALSDPPPVVITKDYDRTETEAALSGYTAFEHNFRLWNDRVVVFVETAELQRVAPERVPETGGG, encoded by the coding sequence CCCGACGCCGACGCGACGCGCGCCAGCGACGCTGCCGCTCCGAGCGACGGCCCGTCCTCGGTCGTCGACGTCGCGCTCCCCTCGGACGCCCGCCGTCGGCTCCTGGCGGGCCTTCTGGGGATCACGGCCGTCGCGCTCGCGCTCCGGCTCGTCGCCCTCGGCGGCCGGATCTTCCACTGGGACGAGGGCCGGGTCGGCTACTGGATCCTCCGGTACCACGAAACCGGCGTCCACTCGTATCGCCCGATCGTTCACGGCCCGTTCCTCCCGATCGTCAACGACTGGCTCTTCGCGTTCCTCCCGGTTTCTGACTTCGCGGCGCGGCTCCCGGTCGCCGTCGTCGGCGGCTTGGTCCCCCTCGTGGTGTGGCTGTTCCGCGAGCGGCTCCGGCGGACGGAACTCCTCGCCCTGGCGGCGTTGCTCGCGCTGAACCCGATCGCGGTCTACTACTCCCGGTTTATGCGGAACGACGTCCTGGTGGCGGTGTTCGCGGTCGCCGCGCTGGGGTTCGTGGTCCGCGGCTTCGACACCGGGCGGCTCCGGTACGCCTTCCCCGCGGCGGCGTCGCTCGGGTTAGCGTTCACGACGAAGGAGAACGCGATCCTCTACGTGCTCTGTTTCCTCGGTGCGGGCGCGGTGCTTGCGGACCACCGACTGCTCGCGGCTCGCGCCCGCGGGGAGTCCGCGTCGACGGTCCTTGCCCGGTGGCGTGCGGGGACCACCGACCGACTCCTGAGACACGGCCCCTCCGTGCGGGCGTCGCTACAGCGGGTCGGCGTCGTCGCGGTCGGGTCTCTCGCGCTGTTCTTCGGCGTCGTGTTCTTCTTTTACGCGCCGCGTCCGGACCTCTGGCAGGCGCTTTCCTCGCCCGCACAGCTCCCCGGGGTCGTCGACGCCGGCACCGTCGGGGCCGCCGAGAAGTTCGTCGACACGTGGGCTTCCGGGAGCCACCAGGACCACCCGTACCTCCCGTACCTGGGTGACCTGGCCGAAACCCTGGCGTACGGCGCGCCCGCCGTTGTCGCGTTCGGGGTCTTCGGGATCGTCGTCGACCGCTACGGGGTCCGCGGAACCGGCCCCCGGGAGTTCGTGACGTTTGCGACCTACTGGGCGGCGGCGTCGCTCGTCGGCTACCCGATCGCGACCGACATCCAGGCGCCGTGGGCCGCAGTCCACGTGATCGTCCCGCTGGCGATCCCCGCCGCGGTCGGCGTGGCGTTCGTGGTCGACGCCGCGGGGGAAGCGGTCGCCGCCCGGGACGCGGTGAGCGTCGGCCTCGCCGCGCTCGTGGTGCTGTCGGCACTCGGCGGCGCGGCCGCGGCCAACGCCGCGTACTTCAACTCCACCGACGAGGCCGACAAGCAGGTGCTCCAGTGGGCCCAGCCGTCGAACGACCTGAAGCCCACGGTCCAGGTGGTCGGCGAAGTCGTTGCCGAAAACGACGACGGTCCCGACGTGCTCTTCGTCGGGTCGCGTCCGCCCGGCGGCGACGGCGAGACGTTCTACGTCCGCAACGAGTCGTCGCTGAACACCGCGCCGCCCGGCGGCCCGGCGTGGCACGACCGGCTCCCGCTGCCGTGGTATCTGGAACGGTACGACGCCGAGATCACGAGTACCGACCCGGACGAACAGCGGGACGCGGCGCTGTCGGACCCACCGCCGGTGGTGATCACGAAGGACTACGACCGGACCGAGACCGAGGCGGCGCTGTCGGGGTACACCGCCTTCGAGCACAACTTCCGGCTGTGGAACGACCGGGTGGTGGTGTTCGTCGAGACCGCGGAGCTCCAACGGGTCGCACCCGAGCGGGTGCCGGAGACGGGCGGCGGCTGA
- the purE gene encoding 5-(carboxyamino)imidazole ribonucleotide mutase yields MTEYTTDGDADVTVQDLIDRLHEEADLEFSAADTPDVGIIMGSDSDLDTMSGAHDALDRLDFAEQTDLREPPESRFTYETYVVSAHRTPELMYAYGETAADRGLDVVIAGAGGKSADLPNITASIAYPIPVIGVPVQEKSVDSVIGMPTGAPIVAVDAGKSFNAALSAVQILSREHGELRDRLDEYHDALVSDVARDSRDLHDLGVDGYRERRGE; encoded by the coding sequence ATGACTGAGTACACCACAGACGGCGACGCCGACGTGACCGTACAGGACCTGATCGACCGACTCCACGAGGAGGCCGACCTCGAGTTCTCCGCCGCCGACACCCCGGATGTCGGGATCATCATGGGGTCGGACTCCGATCTGGACACGATGTCCGGCGCCCACGACGCCCTGGACCGCCTGGACTTCGCAGAGCAGACCGACCTCCGGGAGCCGCCCGAGTCGCGGTTCACCTACGAGACGTACGTCGTCTCCGCCCACCGGACGCCGGAACTGATGTACGCCTACGGCGAGACCGCCGCCGACCGCGGCCTCGACGTGGTGATCGCGGGCGCGGGCGGAAAGTCCGCGGATCTGCCGAACATAACCGCCTCCATCGCGTACCCCATCCCCGTGATCGGGGTCCCCGTGCAGGAGAAGTCCGTCGACTCGGTGATCGGGATGCCCACCGGCGCGCCGATCGTCGCGGTCGACGCCGGCAAGTCGTTCAACGCCGCGCTGTCGGCCGTTCAGATCCTCTCTCGCGAGCACGGGGAACTCCGCGACCGGCTGGACGAGTACCACGACGCCCTCGTTTCGGACGTCGCCCGCGACTCCCGGGACCTCCACGACCTGGGTGTCGATGGCTACCGCGAGCGCCGCGGGGAGTGA
- a CDS encoding NADH-quinone oxidoreductase subunit A, whose amino-acid sequence MSEWIAIGALGLVAVGIPLGMMAVSAILRPGVPEQGKRATYESGEIPTGTARVQFNIQYYMVALLFVVFDVETVLIFPWTVIYRSALSQGVALSTVLWPMLAFVGILVVGLVWAWRNGAVEWVKSPLANRQKTERNA is encoded by the coding sequence ATGAGTGAATGGATCGCAATCGGGGCTTTAGGGCTCGTCGCGGTCGGCATCCCGCTGGGGATGATGGCCGTCTCGGCGATACTCCGCCCGGGGGTCCCCGAACAAGGAAAACGCGCCACCTACGAGAGCGGTGAGATCCCGACCGGCACGGCGCGCGTCCAGTTCAACATCCAGTATTACATGGTCGCGCTGCTGTTCGTCGTGTTCGACGTCGAGACCGTTCTCATCTTCCCGTGGACCGTGATCTACCGGTCCGCGCTGAGCCAGGGGGTCGCCCTCTCGACGGTGCTGTGGCCGATGCTCGCGTTCGTGGGCATCCTCGTCGTCGGCCTGGTGTGGGCGTGGCGCAACGGCGCGGTCGAGTGGGTCAAAAGCCCGCTTGCGAACCGCCAAAAGACGGAACGAAACGCATGA
- a CDS encoding complex I subunit 1/NuoH family protein — translation MGPLQSQVLLPERIAGLLGLSGTVGQIVGGLIGAFIIANLLLVQTAVAGPWAKRKITAAFTDRIAVNRVGPFGLFVIVADAVRLLSKELVIPQGVDRPAYDLGPLLVPFSALLGFAVIPMGNGIHLADPETGLVFAFAASSIASLGLVMMGYASNNKYSLLGGLRAIASNIAYEIPLIITAASVIIFTGSLQMSEIVAQQTEPLLVLGGVTIPQWFAFVNPFAFALFVIANLAEVGRNPFDVPEAPTEIVAGYQTEYSSVYFVLIYLGEFIHIFLGGALAATLFLGGPAGPFLPGFVWFTIKIWAFYLFTQWARSAVPRIRVDQFLDVGWKGMLVLSFANLVLTAVIVGVIA, via the coding sequence ATGGGCCCGCTCCAGTCGCAGGTGTTGCTCCCCGAGCGAATCGCCGGGCTGCTGGGGCTCTCCGGCACCGTCGGGCAGATCGTCGGCGGCCTGATCGGCGCGTTCATCATCGCGAACCTGCTCTTGGTCCAGACGGCGGTCGCCGGCCCGTGGGCCAAACGGAAGATCACCGCCGCGTTCACCGACCGGATCGCGGTCAACCGCGTCGGGCCGTTCGGGCTGTTCGTGATCGTCGCCGACGCGGTCCGGCTGCTCTCGAAGGAGCTCGTGATCCCGCAAGGCGTCGACCGCCCGGCGTACGACCTCGGGCCGCTTCTGGTGCCGTTCTCGGCGCTGCTCGGCTTTGCGGTCATCCCGATGGGCAACGGGATCCACCTCGCGGATCCGGAGACCGGGCTGGTGTTCGCGTTCGCCGCGTCGTCGATCGCCTCCCTGGGACTGGTGATGATGGGGTACGCGTCGAACAACAAGTACTCGCTTCTGGGCGGCCTCCGGGCGATCGCGTCGAACATCGCCTACGAGATCCCGCTTATCATCACCGCGGCGTCGGTGATCATCTTCACCGGGTCGTTGCAGATGAGCGAGATCGTCGCCCAGCAGACCGAGCCGCTGCTGGTGCTGGGTGGCGTCACGATCCCGCAGTGGTTCGCGTTCGTCAACCCCTTTGCCTTTGCGCTGTTCGTGATCGCGAACCTCGCGGAGGTCGGCCGCAACCCCTTTGACGTGCCCGAGGCCCCGACCGAGATCGTTGCGGGCTATCAGACCGAGTACTCCTCGGTGTACTTCGTGTTGATCTACCTCGGGGAGTTCATCCACATCTTCCTCGGCGGCGCCCTGGCGGCCACGCTGTTCCTCGGCGGACCCGCCGGGCCGTTCCTGCCCGGCTTCGTCTGGTTCACGATCAAGATCTGGGCGTTCTACCTGTTCACCCAGTGGGCGCGGTCGGCGGTGCCGCGCATCCGCGTCGATCAGTTCCTCGACGTCGGGTGGAAGGGGATGCTCGTGCTCTCCTTCGCGAACCTGGTGCTCACGGCCGTAATCGTGGGAGTGATAGCATGA